A single genomic interval of Sander lucioperca isolate FBNREF2018 chromosome 9, SLUC_FBN_1.2, whole genome shotgun sequence harbors:
- the rgs1 gene encoding regulator of G-protein signaling 21 isoform X1: MPGLSQQQHFAYRFPYIPFMLGGGHLDLFSPLTPSLPNNHNTTSVWQELISVSHRRGRGDGDKVSYCIFDYWAFTIFSRQQLTAAMWKIPRMFSLTGRLCCFPKDPLGDVETWSESVDKVLSCKAGQIAFREFLKSEYSEENILFWLACEEYKKIKTVPEMISSANRIYSEFVQTEAPRQINIDCGTRENITKNISQPSLTSFDTAQKLIYSLMARDCYPRFLKSDIYQGLLRRTDSR; this comes from the exons ATGCCCGGTCTCTCCCAACAACAACATTTTGCATACAGATTTCCATATATTCCATTCATGTTGGGTGGGGGTCATTTAGATTTGTTCAGTCCCTTGACTCCCTCGCTACCAAACAATCACAACACCACTTCAGTCTGGCAGGAGCTTATCTCTGTCTCCCATCGTAGAGGACGAGGAGATGGCGATAAAGTGAGTTACTGCATATTTGATTATTGGGCCTTTACCATTTTCAGCAGACAACAGCTTACAGCAGCCATGTGGAAAATACCAAGGATGTTTTCACTCACT GGTAGATTGTGTTGCTTTCCCAAGGATCCACTGGGGGATGTTGAGACTTGGAGTGAGTCTGTGGACAAAGTCCTCAGTTGTAAAG CCGGACAGATAGCTTTCCGGGAGTTCCTGAAGTCCGAGTACAGCGAGGAGAACATTCTCTTTTGGCTCGCCTGTGAGGAATATAAAAAAATCAAGACGGTGCCAGAGATGATCTCCTCTGCCAACAGGATCTACTCAGAGTTTGTCCAAACTGAAGCGCCCAGACAG ATCAACATAGATTGCGGTACCAGAGAAAACATAACCAAGAACATCTCCCAGCCTTCCCTGACTTCATTTGATACGGCACAGAAGCTCATCTACTCTCTGATGGCCAGGGATTGCTACCCACGCTTCCTAAAATCTGACATCTATCAGGGACTCCTGAGGAGAACTGATTCAAGGTGA
- the rgs1 gene encoding regulator of G-protein signaling 21 isoform X2 — MAIKLCCFPKDPLGDVETWSESVDKVLSCKAGQIAFREFLKSEYSEENILFWLACEEYKKIKTVPEMISSANRIYSEFVQTEAPRQINIDCGTRENITKNISQPSLTSFDTAQKLIYSLMARDCYPRFLKSDIYQGLLRRTDSR; from the exons ATGGCGATAAA ATTGTGTTGCTTTCCCAAGGATCCACTGGGGGATGTTGAGACTTGGAGTGAGTCTGTGGACAAAGTCCTCAGTTGTAAAG CCGGACAGATAGCTTTCCGGGAGTTCCTGAAGTCCGAGTACAGCGAGGAGAACATTCTCTTTTGGCTCGCCTGTGAGGAATATAAAAAAATCAAGACGGTGCCAGAGATGATCTCCTCTGCCAACAGGATCTACTCAGAGTTTGTCCAAACTGAAGCGCCCAGACAG ATCAACATAGATTGCGGTACCAGAGAAAACATAACCAAGAACATCTCCCAGCCTTCCCTGACTTCATTTGATACGGCACAGAAGCTCATCTACTCTCTGATGGCCAGGGATTGCTACCCACGCTTCCTAAAATCTGACATCTATCAGGGACTCCTGAGGAGAACTGATTCAAGGTGA